Proteins encoded within one genomic window of Empedobacter falsenii:
- a CDS encoding rhamnogalacturonan acetylesterase, translating into MKKIILSTILCLFFSISFAQKRTLFLVGDSTMANKENPTKNPEHGWGQLLPELMNSDLEIQNHATNGRSSKSFRIEGRWKKVQSQLKKGDYVIIQFGHNDQKIEDSVRYTNPVTQYRANLEQYVTEARAKGAIPILMTSIVRRNFNEKGVLVDTHGLYPLIVRNVAKDLDVPFVDMQYLTEKLEIKYGPENSKKLHLHYQPNEIDYYPKGKDDDTHLSKLGAEEVSKLAVKELIKLNIGLEKYVKK; encoded by the coding sequence ATGAAAAAAATAATTTTATCAACGATATTATGCTTGTTTTTTAGCATATCATTCGCCCAAAAAAGAACCCTATTTCTTGTTGGAGATTCGACAATGGCGAATAAAGAAAATCCAACTAAAAATCCTGAACATGGCTGGGGACAACTTTTGCCTGAGTTAATGAATTCTGATTTAGAAATTCAGAATCATGCGACAAATGGAAGAAGTTCTAAGAGTTTTAGAATAGAAGGAAGATGGAAAAAAGTTCAGAGTCAATTGAAAAAAGGTGATTATGTAATCATTCAATTTGGGCATAACGATCAAAAAATTGAAGATTCTGTTCGTTACACAAATCCTGTCACTCAATATCGCGCAAATTTGGAACAATATGTTACAGAAGCTCGTGCAAAAGGTGCTATTCCAATTTTAATGACTTCTATTGTTCGTCGAAATTTTAATGAAAAAGGCGTTTTGGTTGATACACATGGTTTATATCCTTTGATTGTGAGAAATGTTGCAAAAGATTTGGATGTTCCGTTTGTTGATATGCAATATTTAACAGAGAAATTGGAAATAAAATATGGTCCAGAAAACTCTAAAAAATTGCATTTACATTATCAACCAAATGAAATTGATTATTATCCAAAAGGCAAAGACGATGATACACATCTATCAAAACTTGGAGCCGAAGAAGTTTCGAAATTAGCGGTTAAAGAACTGATCAAGCTAAATATTGGCT
- a CDS encoding pectinesterase family protein, producing the protein MKIIQFIFIVCLHFIFINVNAQYKTITVAKDQQADFTSIQEAINSLRDLGPDQALILVKNGVYHEKIRIPSWKHKITIKGEDSEKTIITNNDFSGKIDGLTNQKMTTYNSYTFLVEADDIQLENLTIQNESCNQGQAVALHVEGDKFVAKNIRLLGCQDTLYTATNRSRQYYQNCYIEGTTDFIFGEAIAVFENCTIKSLANSYITAAATHQEQEFGYVFFNCSLIAEDNLTKVYLGRPWRPFAKTVFIHTEMGKHILPIGWNEWKGDAMFPDKEKTAYYAEYKSKGLGNNPQKRASWSHQLTEKEIQKYTIENIFNGWNPKQN; encoded by the coding sequence ATGAAAATCATTCAATTCATTTTTATAGTTTGTTTACATTTCATCTTTATCAATGTAAATGCTCAGTACAAAACAATTACTGTTGCAAAAGATCAACAAGCAGATTTTACATCTATTCAAGAAGCTATTAATTCTTTGAGAGATTTAGGACCTGATCAAGCTTTAATTCTTGTTAAAAATGGTGTTTATCACGAAAAAATTAGAATTCCTTCTTGGAAACATAAAATAACGATAAAAGGTGAAGATTCGGAGAAAACTATTATTACTAATAATGATTTTTCTGGAAAAATAGATGGTTTAACAAATCAAAAAATGACAACCTATAATTCCTACACTTTTTTGGTTGAAGCAGATGATATTCAGTTAGAAAATCTTACGATTCAAAACGAAAGTTGTAACCAAGGACAAGCTGTTGCGTTGCATGTGGAAGGCGATAAATTTGTGGCAAAAAATATTCGATTATTAGGATGTCAAGACACATTGTATACTGCAACAAACAGAAGTCGTCAATATTATCAAAATTGTTATATCGAAGGAACGACAGATTTTATTTTTGGTGAAGCAATTGCTGTTTTTGAGAATTGTACCATAAAAAGTTTGGCTAATTCTTATATTACAGCTGCGGCAACACATCAAGAGCAAGAATTTGGTTATGTTTTTTTCAATTGTAGTCTTATTGCAGAAGACAATTTGACAAAAGTTTATTTGGGAAGACCTTGGCGTCCTTTTGCCAAAACAGTTTTTATACATACCGAAATGGGAAAACATATTCTTCCTATTGGCTGGAACGAATGGAAAGGTGATGCAATGTTTCCAGATAAAGAAAAAACAGCTTATTATGCAGAATATAAAAGTAAAGGTTTAGGAAATAATCCTCAAAAAAGAGCAAGTTGGTCGCATCAATTAACCGAAAAAGAAATACAAAAATATACCATCGAGAATATTTTTAACGGATGGAATCCAAAGCAAAATTAA